In one Mastacembelus armatus chromosome 19, fMasArm1.2, whole genome shotgun sequence genomic region, the following are encoded:
- the LOC113135700 gene encoding neurogenic differentiation factor 2-like, which yields MLSRLFSEVLPDVQRLAADWVEDNENEDDKAKDEDHERCHLDDDELDEPQEGSSRAESEMAGDDDEDDEAEEEECGDENGGDKPKKRGPKKRKMTAARVERSKVRRLKANARERTRMHDLNSALDNLRKVVPCYSKTQKLSKIETLRLAKNYILALGEILRNGKRPDVVTYVQMLCKGLSQPTTNLVAGCLQLNTRNFLTEQCPDGSRFHMPSSPFSVHAYSYRCSRLSSPHYQPGAGALNLRGHSYGSAYEAVYPPGGTSPDYSSPDYEGQHSPPVCLPGRQQESSETDRNYHYSMHYSGLTTSRPGHNLPFGPSGARSGGSHSENIPPFHDVHLHHDRAPPYEDLNAFFHN from the coding sequence ATGTTGAGCCGTCTGTTCAGCGAGGTGCTGCCGGATGTCCAGAGGCTCGCGGCTGACTGGGTGGAGGACAATGAAAACGAGGACGATAAAGCCAAGGATGAAGACCACGAGCGCTGTCACCTCGACGATGACGAGCTGGACGAGCCTCAGGAAGGAAGCAGCCGAGCTGAGTCTGAGATGGCAGGCGATGATGACGAGGATGATGAGGCCGAGGAGGAAGAGTGTGGAGATGAGAACGGTGGAGACAAACCCAAAAAGCGCGGCCCAAAAAAACGCAAGATGACTGCGGCGCGCGTGGAGCGCTCCAAGGTGCGTAGATTGAAGGCGAACGCGCGAGAGCGCACGCGCATGCACGACTTGAATTCTGCGCTGGACAATCTGCGTAAAGTGGTGCCGTGCTACTCCAAAACCCAAAAACTCTCCAAGATAGAGACTCTGAGGCTGGCCAAGAATTATATATTAGCGCTTGGAGAGATTTTACGCAACGGGAAACGTCCAGATGTGGTGACCTACGTGCAGATGTTGTGTAAAGGGCTGTCCCAACCCACGACCAACCTGGTGGCAGGCTGCCTGCAGCTCAACACCAGGAATTTTCTGACTGAACAGTGTCCAGACGGATCCCGCTTCCACATGCCCAGCTCTCCTTTCTCCGTTCACGCCTACTCCTATCGCTGCTCTCGCCTCTCCAGCCCTCACTATCAGCCCGGAGCCGGTGCGCTCAACCTGCGTGGCCATTCCTACGGTTCTGCGTACGAGGCCGTGTACCCTCCAGGCGGAACGTCCCCTGACTACAGCAGTCCGGACTACGAAGGCCAGCACAGCCCACCCGTTTGCCTGCCCGGAAGGCAGCAGGAGTCCTCCGAGACAGACAGGAACTATCACTACTCTATGCATTACTCCGGACTGACTACGTCTCGACCCGGCCACAACCTCCCGTTTGGGCCCTCGGGAGCGCGTAGTGGTGGTTCACACTCGGAAAACATTCCACCTTTCCACGACGTGCACTTGCACCACGACAGGGCTCCTCCATATGAGGATCTCAATGCATTTTTCCACAACTGA